In Fragaria vesca subsp. vesca unplaced genomic scaffold, FraVesHawaii_1.0 scf0512944, whole genome shotgun sequence, the following are encoded in one genomic region:
- the LOC101302128 gene encoding uncharacterized protein LOC101302128 has protein sequence MGVSFFVQDRVRPSNTDLLEMIGHCRGQICFRNASRRQIVVWDLQGQRIRTVVEDVDEAGQSSYGFGHTNGVFMIVRLGRDALFYNGEDYGYHLHTFVEGQQPPWARFESRLAARFNFRTGGSAILVSENGMLYWKAQLDGGAFIITYNLETRKMGGLAAPEDDGFSNLNMVLGHGFDGQLSASVYLPPSGNDEYSMLHVWVLQREGLSFHWHKLHAFRSTVFNVEDDFFIPLVCYYGVGDDGVIHILLHRNKEEIVCVIPATKQVLPVEGAAFPPAGILAVPSGIPMEVADSRKFKATLASRF, from the coding sequence ATGGgggtttctttctttgttcagGACAGGGTTCGTCCCTCCAACACAGACCTGCTTGAAATGATTGGCCATTGCAGAGGTCAAATTTGCTTCAGAAATGCGAGCAGGAGACAGATAGTGGTTTGGGATTTGCAAGGTCAAAGAATAAGGACAGTTGTTGAGGATGTGGATGAAGCAGGACAATCGAGCTACGGCTTTGGGCACACAAATGGGGTTTTTATGATTGTCAGGCTTGGAAGGGATGCTTTGTTTTATAACGGGGAGGATTATGGATACCACCTCCATACTTTTGTTGAGGGACAACAACCACCCTGGGCCAGATTTGAATCTAGGTTGGCTGCTCGCTTCAATTTCAGAACCGGTGGGAGTGCAATATTGGTCTCTGAGAATGGCATGCTTTACTGGAAAGCACAGCTTGATGGAGGTGCTTTTATTATCACCTATAATTTGGAGACCCGAAAAATGGGCGGCTTGGCAGCGCCTGAAGATGATGGTTTTAGTAACTTGAACATGGTCTTGGGGCATGGTTTTGATGGACAGCTCTCTGCATCTGTATATCTTCCGCCATCAGGAAATGATGAGTACTCGATGCTGCACGTATGGGTTTTGCAAAGGGAAGGTCTGTCATTCCACTGGCACAAGTTGCATGCTTTCCGTTCAACTGTATTCAATGTTGAAGATGATTTCTTCATTCCGCTTGTGTGCTACTATGGCGTGGGAGACGATGGGGTCATTCATATACTCCTCCATAggaacaaagaagaaattgtGTGTGTGATACCGGCAACAAAGCAGGTTCTACCGGTGGAGGGTGCTGCGTTTCCACCAGCAGGAATCCTCGCCGTACCATCTGGAATTCCCATGGAAGTTGCAGATTCAAGGAAATTCAAAGCCACACTGGCTTCTCGGTTTTGA